Below is a window of Solanum stenotomum isolate F172 chromosome 7, ASM1918654v1, whole genome shotgun sequence DNA.
TATTCTCCACCTCCAACAAGCCTAAGTAAAGAACCTTATGGTTATAAAGCCTAAGGAATTTTTTTGATTCATCTCTTTTTGTGCTGTGTTAATTCATATTTCAAACTTCTGACAAGCCTAAGCAAACAAAATTCCTTATTAACCAAATCTGTGATGTTTTCGTTTTGGATATGCATCGTCTTCATGGTTCCTGTAAGAAAACAGAAATTTTATATCTGGGAGAAGGTGGAGGGTGGTTTGGAAGAAAACACCATGTGAAAAAGCATAGGAAATCTTAAGAGGTCAGATTTAGTTCGAACGGCAGAAATGCACTGAACACATAGTTCTGCTTGATCTGCAAGTTGGACTAAATTATCAGGCCAATGTGCATACTCTGATGACGTGCAGCAAGTCACAAAGAATGGCCTACTTGAGCTTGTACAACCAAAATGGACAGTTAACATCTTTGATACCGTGGccattatatttatgtttttcacatcgGCAGTCTTAAAGTCGCTACTATGAATGTTTCAGAATGTTGTGACATACCTCTTCACAACCAGATTCCATCATCACCTTGATTGATCTCGTGACAAGTTCTGTAGCTGGAAGATGAAATATCAAAAGTTAATATGCATATGTAAAGTCAAAAAGTAGAAAGCACTTAATCAGTGAAAATACCCAGAAAACCAGCTGAACCAGGATTACCACCCGGAGCTTCTTTTTGCCTATTTTCCTCTATTATCTCTTTCATATATTGTACTTAGTGCTAGGCATGCACACATATACTTTCTTTTTCCCCTTTCTTTCAGATTCAGCAGCCATACCGCCACCAATAACAACAAGGTACCAACCGTAAATCCCACAGATGGGGTCTGGGAAGGGTAGAATGTACGCTGACCTTCAGCAGCCACACCACATCAAGCAAAGGCAAACTAATCAACCAAAACTCATTTTCAATCTTTATAACCTCGCAACCACATCTAGTTCCACAGCAAGAAACTTTTTCAATATGGGGTCAGGTTGCTTATGGCTGTTGAATTAGACTTCAATGTGTAAAAGAGAATACAAAGAGTGTACCTCAAGCAGAGGAGACAGCAACGAAATAGGGAGGTTTCTTGTGCTTTGGGGGGTAAGGGATGAGGAGATTTTGATGGAAAGAGGAaacaaaaaaagggaaaagagatACAATTGTCATTGTGATAACTATGAGTGGGAAGTTCTTTTTAGCGAGAaatacctttttcaaagtaaactAAATGAAGGATCAAAAAAATAAGAGCCTGTTGGTGGTGGGAGGTGGCActatcccgtggaattagtcgaggtgcgtaCACCACAGTTATAAAAAATACtgtacttttagttttgtacCATGGGAGAAATCTCAGACTCATTCAGCAACACAAGATACTTCAACCAAAATATAAATCTGATTAATGTTAATtcaatcaaacacaaaaccaaCCTGCTTCATTACAGCAATCCGGAATTAAGAAATTCCTCAGGGAAAAACAATATGCTTATCCAGGTACATGAAGAGAGTGTCACTCTATACACATCATCTATAGTTCTAAAATAGTGGACCAATAGGAATTAAAGGCCATTATCAATTTATCAAACAAAGAGCGATAAGAGACTGACCGATTCCTTTGCCTCTGTAAGGCTTAAGCACCACAAGCATCGCAATGTAACCTCTGAACGTACCACGATGCTCTCCCATCTTGCAGACCACCGTCCCTATACATTTCCCCTTATGGAAGGCCTGCAAATATCTCAGTAATGAAGAAAGAGTTATGCTCCTGATGAaatacaaacaacaacatacccagtgaaatcccactaggtggggtctggggagggtagagtgtacgcagaccttgccactacctcgttgaggtagagaggctgtttccgaacCTGATGAAATACAACATAACTAATATGACAAAGGAGTCGGAGTAGTACCATAAAAGACAGTTGTGGCCAAAGATAGACAAAGTAGCGGTAAGTGAAGATGGAGTAGGGCTCGCTGAGCTCTTCGTCAACAAGGTTCATGATAAGAGGTAGATGATGTTCACCCCCATAGCTAACATATTTTATTTCTGATGCCTTGATGTCTACTTCTGGTTCATTTTCACTCCTTGTCTCCATGAGTCAGCGATGCACCTGGTGGCGATTCAAAATAAGGACCTCGTGTGGTGTGCCTGTGAGATCGGAGAAAGATAGGCAGGACAGGCAGGGGGATTCAGAGGGACTGACATGATGAATATCAACTTTTTCTTACCAAAGATTGTTCATAAGCCAAATCACAAACTAAACTTTCACGCAGCATTTAAAACCATTGGAAATTGGAAGATCCGTGTTTATGTTGTATATGTCAACTATCTAGGCTGATGAATCATAGGGATTTGTAGGATAAACAAAAACGGCCTATCTATATTGACATAAACAAATGAAACTATAAAATCTCAGGTCTACGAGGTATTATGCTGCATGATGACATATTCTTAGTAAGTTGACAAACATCAACCTTTCTCTTTCCATTTTGATAAGAAAagcaatcaatttttttgtcatcCAATTATAAAAAGCTGATTTCACCTCAAGCGACCATAATAAGGAGTTTTTCATTTGCTAAAGGTTGCTCAACCATGAGAATCTGAAGTACCCCCACACTTCTTTTTTTGGAGAAACCCGACACACTATAAATTAGTAGCATTTCTTAGTTGAATCCCCCCTCATGGTCCTCCTCTATCTCTTTAACTCTCTCTTTTGAACATGGGAACAAACCAGCACACAATCACAGCATACAATATATGCAAGCACATTTCATGTGTCTTCTTAAGTCACTTAATGAACATATTCACTGATATCCAACATAATGACGGTCTTATGAACAAAAAAGGACTCACTATGTATTTTGTTTTATGACAATAGGATAAGCTTGCGCACACTTTGACTAATTCATAACCTGCCCACCGAGGTTGAAGCAAAAGGGCTCACACTAATTGCCTTTAGCTGTAATTCAAGCTTGGGATATTTAGGTTGTTACTCCTAGGTATCAATCACTCAACCGTCTCTTTGGAGACAGGCGAATCTTAGACACTTAACCTTCTTTAAATATACTTCTGAGTAATCTAATCTATTCTATTTCTCAATGTTAACTCCATCCCAATCATGCTacctaaacaaataaaaaaactatgTACAAGATACAAAATTGGTCAGCTTAATCACACAAGCTAGCTCACatctcgactaattccacgggatacctACCAAGTTACATTTTTTCCCCAATCACTACCACAAAGGGTGAAAAGCAGACATACCAATTCAAGTACCAACAAAACACAATACAATATAGCTTCATTCATCTCTATATTCAATACATCAAAATAAACACTCTAATCTTGCTACCAAACAACACCCAAGTTCAAAAATCCAATAAAAATTCattctttacaaaaaaaaaaaacacccaaataacaaaattaaaaatccaatcaattcaaaagaaagaaacaagaaaacaCCATTTCAAGAACCCCCAAAAggagggtgggggtggggttCAGCAGGAGAGAAAAGGTGCTTACCTTACTTCAATGGCGAAAAGGTAAGTTCATTGAAAAAAACTGATGGGAGAGAGAAGCAAGAAGACCACAACACAAAAGAAGGAGAAATTGACAAAAATGGTCACTTTTGTTTGAGACATGTTCAAAATAGTTCCTTTAACTATGCATTTAATAAGTTTGATCTTTTAAGTTTGTCGaaagttaatatttttagtctatcgtcaaatatttatcaaattctGTCCCTTAGATTTGACATTTTCTTTATATCTTTTTAGTATCTAGTGTATCTTATAGTGTTATGTATTTTAGAATTTGACGAGAATTTCTTGGTGTTTATAGTTACATCTTATTGAATATTATTTTCGTCAAATCTAACACATagaatttgataaatattttatggaGACGGAAAGTATTAACTTTTAGTAAcgtaaaagaaataataaaaaatgttaaaaattcATTCTTAAGAGACTACTTTGaacatattttcaaatataaggGGTCATTTTCTCACAAAATAAGAACTTTGCAAATTcttggattttaaaaaaaaaaattgtgatagcATTTGGACCATTGTTTAAGGCTTAAACTTGGGCTTGGTTTTGTATTGGCCCACTAGAGGCCCAATATAACCTTCTAGgcattttaaagtaattttaagcTAGCGTTTGCCGATTATAGTTTTAAATtagatttaaaaattttattcatagattttgaattagattttaaaattttatctttaaatatatttggCCATAGATTGAATTagagtttgaaaatttatctttaaatatatatatatttgaccatagattttgaatcaaaattttaaagattatctttaaatatatgtttgaccataaattttgagttagatttttaaaaaatatctttaaatatatgtttgaccatagattttgaatcaatttttaaaaatttatctctaaaaatatatttgaccataatcagattttgaaaaattgtctttaaatatatatttgaccttttaaaaaattgtcttcaaagaattttcaaatttcaaaaaattgggTCTTCCAAAAATGTAAATACTAGAGCCGATGTTATGAATAAATTTCATGTGGTCGGATAGAAAtgctaaaactaaaaataagaaattgatttatttgtATGAAAAGGTGTGGATATATTTAATCCTTCAATTATtggtaaattttaattttgattcgTGCAATATTTAACTAAACACATTTAtcctctaattaattaaaatgtgcGTTTTTTATCTCTTTGGTTCCGGATAATTcacaaatttatcaaaattattaatCATTTCACCTCTTAATTATTCATGTGTTATATTAAGCTTGTTTTGTTACTCTATATTTAATGACAATATAGTTCTAAAAGCAATTTAAATACAGCATAAttgttacaaaaagaaaaaaaaaacttctctattaattaaaaacttaatgtACTTCATCAAATACCCcaagaaaaaagaatcaaaatataCCTATAATTTAGagataaaaaatgatattatcCTTGAAATGTCCTCAACTATAAGCAAATATTATCGACATCAAAACTTGTTGGATCcacttttatatatttgaaacaaATTATACTGCACTTCACATTCGATTAGTCACTATtcagttttgaaattgaaaaataataattattataaaatttgaattttataattaaaattaaacttcataataatattttgaaatttcaccAATGAACAACTATTTTATAACTTTAGATTGAAAAATGACTTTATCTCATTTATAAGTGGAGTTGGAacatttgatatattaaaaggTATTTTAAGGACTATAATGAAATTAATTCAGGAAAGTTTTATATTAAAAACTCGTAAGTTGATTATTCtttcgaaaaaaatattttttgatactCCTTGTATTGGATTATTACTCAATCTAAACTCAATCAACAAGTCCAACATATCTTAATCAACTTATATTTAACGTCCAGTACATTCAAACTTAGTCAAAGACCAAAGTTTGATACATTTACAAGTGTGACACATGTAAATTAATTCCACAATCaagttacataaataaataagcGTGTATAACAAGTCATGATATTATATTCAAAGTCACAATTCTTCTTGACTTGTATTTATTGCATGAAAATTTTTGAATGATATCTTTAAACATAAGTAGGGATGGCAACGAGATGGGGCTAGATAAGTTCAACCTTAGGCGAGGCGAGATATGTCTGTCCTTTTGCAGGCAAGTGTTGGGGcgacttgaatttttttttttgaaaatattgtgtgAGGCAGGGCGGGTTGTGGGTTTCACAAATCAattcttttaatattataattagttTTTCGTGTTTGGTTCTATTactaggtaatttttttttacctaaatcataataattttatgttattgcTTGTAAATATTCGATGTAAGTAAATATATTTTGCAACGAAATTTCTATTAAACAATAAGAGTATATATTCTAATAGGATTAATTAATAAGCAAAGCTATTTTTTCCCCAAATAAACACCTTCTGGAATTTTGACCAGTTGATCAGCTTTGGAAGATTAAttcaaatagaaagaaaaacaagtaaaaaaaaattaagattatCAATCACCATTATATAATTGTCATATTAATTTCCCTTAGTTGCTTGACTACTATTCAAGTAATTGACGGTGTAATTTAACATATtataataggtaaaatatgatttatttgcaATGTCATTTGTTCCACTTGTTATAACTATTTATCTATCGTtatcttttaaataatatgatattgtaatattttttttatattgttagtATATGGAAGTTAACACATTCCTAATTAAGTACGTTACGATTGTGGCGGTGGAATAGTAAGTAGTATACATTCATTTCTAATAAGAGTTTTTGAATTCGAACCCTAGGTATATGGTCGATCTTTTTAGGAAATGCTTTAACCCTAATGTGGGATGCCAAATGTGGAGGTGCTTTAACCTTAATGTGGAATTTCATAGTGCGAATTTGGATTTAGTCAGACTTCAATACAGATATTGGATATCGATGATTTGCAAAGAGCACTTTAATACTTTTCCAAAACTTGCCTAAACTAGGCAAACAAATGTAGAATCAAAGAGATTGGGGGACACATTTTTACACCAAAAAACAAGGCAAAAACATGAATTGTGGGCTCCTCCATGTCAATAATTTTAAGAGATTGATggacaaatatttttggggttgtTAAGCACTAGGTAAGGGATAAGATAATGAcaattttttgattaaattgcCAACTTTTCATAGTTGGAAATGACTTCTTAAATTAAGTGCTAATGAAGAAACTTCAATAATTGAATTATTCATTCCACAAGaatgtcaaattttttttaggtcttatctaattaataatttcCAAATATCATGTCATTGCTTCTTAATTGGGAATATGCTCATAAAAGAAgtctatatattaattaatctaAATAAACATAAATGTTGAACAAGTCCACTTTTGGAAATTGTAAAATGTACTATCATATTGAAACTCATGCAAAATACACCCAAACTATTTTCCAtattcaataatttaattatgttttagcTTCCTACTAGATTTTTGACTAGTAAATTAATATCCATGAGGTAAAACAATTCTCCATATAACATGCTTGGTCATGAGGATGTTTTATCAATGGTAGGTTAATTTGCAcgtattttgattattttattggCATCAAATACCTGTAATCTCCCATCAATACGAAATATATGTGAGGCCTGATCCAACCcattagtattttatttattcacgTGCCTCGAGCTTTCTTTgtactattttaatttcaagattaatgttttttctaacaaaatatattttaaattttccctAGTAGGATGACAGAAATTTTCAATCAAACAGATGTAAGGCACACATTGTTTTCTTGGAGGAAAAAGCAAAATATGAGATGCATTATTGGGTTCCactatgtataatatataatatataatataatatatgttaaTAATTTGAAGAATTAAATGTTTGATGGCAATGTTTGAGTTGTTTATCCATTATGGAGGGGGCAATATTCAAAACTAATTATAGTATTCAATAAAATCTTGTTTATAGTTTAGAGAGACGAACATAAATGGAGCGATATAAACAATAATAGAATATAT
It encodes the following:
- the LOC125870414 gene encoding N-alpha-acetyltransferase MAK3, which gives rise to METRSENEPEVDIKASEIKYVSYGGEHHLPLIMNLVDEELSEPYSIFTYRYFVYLWPQLSFMAFHKGKCIGTVVCKMGEHRGTFRGYIAMLVVLKPYRGKGIATELVTRSIKVMMESGCEEVTLEAEVTNKGALALYGRLGFIRAKRLFRYYLNGVDAFRLKLLFPRVEPQPFNSMADAGDESLEYNEHIHCGENLPCCQHNM